Proteins co-encoded in one Marinobacter qingdaonensis genomic window:
- a CDS encoding dentin sialophosphoprotein yields MNTKKSLLAIAVAMGLGFSGATLADPTLGGDGDPNTNANDGSAALNDVANTDIADSGNTDASTNNTATDSFKIKDSGNDNSDNSVDVTDSFKIKDSGNDNSDNSAHVTDSFKIKDSGNDNSDNSTHVTDAFKIANSGNTDDNSDNSTDLDLSLNVFLNNADLDGTVSGTTVTYGSGIGADNDTYAKHYNKISDNSANFTGVGAIAQNNGHGSVNQANVSVQSNLSAGGN; encoded by the coding sequence ATGAATACCAAGAAGAGCTTGCTAGCAATCGCCGTCGCCATGGGCCTGGGTTTCTCTGGTGCAACACTGGCTGATCCAACCCTGGGGGGAGATGGAGATCCGAACACCAACGCCAATGACGGTTCCGCCGCGCTGAACGATGTGGCCAACACCGACATCGCCGATTCCGGCAACACCGACGCCAGCACCAACAACACCGCCACCGACTCGTTCAAGATCAAGGACAGTGGCAATGACAACTCCGACAACAGCGTGGATGTCACCGACTCGTTCAAGATCAAGGACAGCGGCAATGACAACTCGGACAACAGTGCCCACGTGACCGACTCGTTCAAGATCAAGGACAGCGGCAACGACAACTCGGACAACAGCACCCACGTGACTGACGCGTTCAAGATCGCCAATAGCGGCAACACCGATGACAACTCCGACAATAGCACTGACCTGGATCTGTCACTCAACGTGTTCCTGAACAATGCGGATCTGGATGGCACTGTCTCTGGCACTACCGTAACTTACGGCAGCGGCATTGGCGCCGACAACGACACCTACGCCAAGCACTACAACAAGATCTCGGATAATTCCGCGAACTTCACCGGTGTTGGTGCAATTGCCCAGAACAACGGTCATGGCTCGGTCAACCAGGCCAACGTGAGTGTGCAGTCCAATCTCTCAGCAGGCGGTAATTGA
- a CDS encoding M48 family metallopeptidase: protein MSNSPPSELVIEGQYYSGGSSLREDALLRSSGALLELITASQRRTLTWQELTISPRVGNTPRYLHLPEDGVFETTDNDLVDALGRRSASGRWGRLLHRLEHNLGLILVAAVVTLAVTAGAFVYGVPWTAKAVAHALPDSIAEQVGATTLASLDSTWLEPTTLPEQRQQALRAHFAPLLEPVSGQRLNVQFRDSPAIGANALALPDGTLIFTDDLVALAQHDDELLSILAHEVGHVAHRHGMQGMVQSSLTFWLIVMMTGDLSAFSDTTVVLPAVLMSLSYSRDMERQADDYALETLQLRGIDPAHFANIMARLSAQAESSAADTGDDSDDRWAALEDLLSSHPGTSERIRRFREAAH, encoded by the coding sequence ATGTCGAATTCGCCGCCATCTGAGCTGGTCATTGAAGGGCAGTATTACTCCGGCGGCAGCTCACTCCGGGAGGACGCCCTGCTGCGTTCGTCCGGAGCGCTGCTGGAGTTGATCACCGCCTCGCAGCGACGGACCCTGACCTGGCAGGAGCTGACGATCTCGCCTCGGGTGGGCAACACCCCCCGATACCTGCACCTGCCGGAAGACGGTGTCTTTGAGACCACCGACAACGACCTAGTCGACGCCCTGGGGCGGCGCTCGGCCAGCGGCCGCTGGGGCCGTCTGCTGCATCGACTGGAGCATAACCTGGGCCTGATCCTGGTGGCCGCGGTGGTCACCCTCGCCGTGACCGCCGGAGCCTTTGTCTACGGCGTGCCCTGGACCGCCAAGGCCGTGGCTCACGCGCTGCCGGACAGCATCGCCGAGCAGGTCGGGGCAACCACCCTGGCGTCCCTGGACAGCACCTGGCTGGAACCCACGACCCTGCCTGAGCAGCGCCAGCAGGCACTGCGAGCCCACTTTGCACCGCTGCTGGAGCCGGTCTCGGGCCAGCGCCTGAACGTTCAGTTCCGGGACTCACCGGCCATCGGCGCCAATGCCCTGGCCTTGCCCGACGGCACCCTGATCTTCACCGACGATCTGGTGGCGCTGGCCCAACACGATGATGAGCTGCTCAGCATCCTGGCCCATGAGGTGGGCCACGTGGCCCACCGCCATGGCATGCAGGGCATGGTGCAATCGTCGCTGACCTTCTGGTTGATCGTGATGATGACCGGCGATCTGTCGGCCTTCTCGGACACCACCGTGGTCCTGCCGGCGGTGCTGATGAGCCTGTCCTACTCCCGGGACATGGAGCGTCAGGCCGATGACTATGCACTGGAAACCCTGCAGCTGCGGGGTATAGACCCCGCCCACTTCGCCAACATCATGGCCCGCCTGAGCGCCCAGGCCGAAAGCTCCGCCGCCGACACGGGCGACGACTCCGACGACCGCTGGGCGGCACTTGAGGACCTGCTCTCCAGCCACCCGGGGACTTCGGAACGCATCCGCCGGTTCCGGGAGGCCGCGCACTGA
- a CDS encoding isocitrate lyase, which translates to MPYAQDVDQIASILKQHPTWNAINPKHAARMRAQNKFKTGLDIAKYTAKIMREDMANYDKDTSQYTQSLGCWHGFIGQQKLLSIKKHFGSTKRRYLYLSGWMVAALRSEFGPLPDQSMHEKTAVSGLIEELYTFLRQADAWELNHLFRALEEAENAGDNAKADELIKQIDNHETHVVPIIADIDAGFGNAEATYLLAKQMIEAGACCIQIENQVSDEKQCGHQDGKVTVPHADFLSKINAVRLAFLELGVDDGVIVARTDSLGAGLTQKIAVTEEPGDLGDQYNSFIDGEVIEKAEDINNGDVVIKQNGQLVRPKRLASGLFQFKPGTGEDRVVLDCITSLQNGADLLWIETEKPHVGQIAGMVNRIREVVPDAKLVYNNSPSFNWTLNFRQQVFDAWQEEGKDVSAYDRAKLMSEEYDSTELGQLADEWCQNFQRDASREAGIFHHLITLPTYHTAALSTDNLAKGYFGDEGMLAYVAGVQRKEIRQGIATVKHQDMAGSNIGDDHKEFFAGDAALKAGGKDNTMNQFG; encoded by the coding sequence ATGCCCTACGCACAAGACGTTGACCAGATTGCTTCCATCCTGAAGCAGCACCCGACCTGGAACGCTATCAACCCGAAGCACGCAGCTCGCATGCGCGCCCAGAACAAATTCAAGACCGGCCTGGACATCGCCAAGTACACCGCCAAGATCATGCGCGAGGACATGGCCAACTACGACAAGGACACGTCCCAGTACACCCAGTCCCTGGGTTGCTGGCACGGCTTCATCGGCCAGCAGAAGCTGCTGTCCATCAAGAAGCACTTCGGTTCCACCAAGCGTCGCTACCTGTACCTGTCCGGCTGGATGGTTGCCGCCCTGCGTTCCGAGTTCGGTCCGCTGCCTGACCAGTCCATGCACGAGAAGACTGCCGTTTCTGGCCTGATCGAAGAGCTGTACACCTTCCTGCGTCAGGCCGATGCCTGGGAACTGAACCACCTGTTCCGCGCCCTGGAAGAAGCCGAAAACGCCGGTGACAACGCCAAGGCCGACGAGCTGATCAAGCAGATCGACAACCACGAAACCCACGTTGTCCCGATCATCGCCGACATCGACGCTGGTTTCGGTAACGCCGAAGCAACTTACCTGCTGGCCAAGCAGATGATCGAAGCCGGTGCCTGCTGCATCCAGATCGAAAACCAGGTGTCTGACGAGAAGCAGTGTGGCCACCAGGACGGCAAGGTAACCGTTCCGCACGCTGACTTCCTGTCCAAGATCAACGCTGTTCGTCTGGCGTTCCTGGAGCTGGGTGTGGACGACGGTGTCATCGTTGCCCGTACCGACTCCCTGGGCGCTGGCCTGACCCAGAAGATCGCCGTAACTGAAGAGCCGGGCGACCTGGGTGACCAGTACAACAGCTTCATCGATGGCGAAGTGATCGAGAAGGCTGAAGACATCAACAACGGCGACGTTGTTATCAAGCAGAACGGCCAGCTGGTACGGCCGAAGCGTCTGGCATCTGGCCTGTTCCAGTTCAAGCCGGGCACTGGCGAAGACCGCGTTGTCCTCGACTGCATCACCAGCCTGCAGAACGGCGCTGACCTGCTGTGGATCGAAACCGAGAAGCCGCACGTTGGCCAGATCGCTGGCATGGTTAACCGCATCCGTGAAGTGGTGCCCGATGCCAAGCTGGTTTACAACAACAGCCCGTCCTTCAACTGGACCCTGAACTTCCGTCAGCAGGTGTTCGACGCCTGGCAGGAAGAAGGCAAGGACGTATCTGCCTACGACCGCGCCAAGCTGATGAGCGAAGAGTACGACAGCACCGAGCTGGGCCAGCTGGCCGACGAGTGGTGTCAGAACTTCCAGCGTGACGCGTCTCGCGAAGCGGGTATCTTCCACCACCTGATCACGCTGCCGACGTACCACACTGCGGCCCTGTCTACCGACAACCTGGCCAAGGGCTACTTCGGTGACGAAGGCATGCTGGCCTACGTTGCGGGTGTACAGCGTAAAGAAATCCGTCAGGGTATCGCCACCGTTAAGCACCAGGACATGGCTGGTTCCAACATCGGCGACGACCACAAGGAGTTCTTCGCTGGTGACGCGGCCCTGAAGGCCGGTGGTAAAGACAACACCATGAACCAGTTCGGTTAA
- a CDS encoding YjgN family protein, translating to MSTESYQVVFTGQVLDGFEEEQVKTSLQDLFNASRERIERLFSPSASSTIKSNLSHDEALIYHQRLTAAGVEVRITEQPRSAVPPAPASEPTADTPAGPATPDAPVASAGTDDRKRAPLTFTGRGGEYFGIWIVNILLTILTLGIYSAWATVRNNQYFYGHTRLNDASFQYLASPITILKGRLIALAVLVAYVVLSELFLEAAIAFAVGFVFLVPWIMIRSLRFRAINSAYRNIRFDFQGRYGQAFMVAFVWPLLNLLCLLLLTPLVLRKTHQFVADGSRYGTTEFELAAPNKAYYLLFGKALLLALGFGVAAWAGARFASPVLGAVIGAVGYLTLFGFFMAGVANLFLNSTQLAEHHFESTLKPGQMVWIYLSNSLLVALTLGLFTPWAKVRMARYRAACTTMLIAGDLDHFVAAEQNRTSALGQELGDAFDVEFAAI from the coding sequence ATGTCGACCGAGTCGTATCAAGTCGTCTTCACCGGTCAGGTCTTGGACGGATTCGAGGAAGAACAGGTCAAAACCAGCCTGCAGGATCTGTTCAATGCCTCCCGGGAACGGATCGAGCGCCTGTTCTCACCCTCCGCCTCGTCCACCATCAAATCCAACCTGAGCCACGACGAAGCGTTGATCTACCACCAGCGGCTGACGGCCGCCGGCGTCGAGGTCCGCATCACCGAACAGCCCCGCTCCGCGGTTCCGCCGGCCCCGGCATCGGAGCCGACGGCCGACACCCCGGCTGGGCCCGCCACACCCGACGCCCCCGTGGCCAGTGCCGGCACCGACGACCGGAAGCGAGCGCCACTGACGTTCACCGGCCGGGGCGGTGAGTACTTTGGCATCTGGATCGTGAACATCCTGCTCACCATCCTGACCCTGGGCATCTACTCGGCCTGGGCCACGGTTCGCAACAACCAGTACTTCTACGGCCATACCCGGTTGAACGACGCCAGCTTCCAGTACCTGGCCAGCCCGATCACCATCCTGAAAGGCCGCCTGATTGCCCTGGCCGTGTTGGTGGCCTACGTGGTGCTGTCCGAGCTGTTTCTTGAGGCGGCGATCGCCTTTGCCGTCGGTTTTGTGTTCCTGGTGCCCTGGATCATGATCCGCTCGCTTCGCTTCCGCGCCATCAACAGCGCCTACCGCAACATCCGGTTCGATTTTCAGGGCCGCTATGGCCAGGCCTTCATGGTGGCCTTCGTCTGGCCGCTGCTGAATCTGCTGTGCCTGCTGTTGCTGACCCCGCTGGTACTGCGCAAAACCCATCAGTTCGTGGCCGATGGCAGTCGCTACGGCACCACGGAATTTGAGCTGGCAGCGCCCAACAAGGCCTATTACCTGCTGTTCGGGAAGGCCCTGCTGCTGGCCCTGGGCTTCGGTGTCGCGGCCTGGGCCGGCGCGCGCTTTGCCTCGCCGGTACTCGGTGCGGTGATCGGCGCGGTCGGCTACCTGACTCTGTTCGGCTTCTTCATGGCCGGTGTCGCCAACCTGTTCCTGAATTCCACCCAACTGGCTGAGCACCACTTCGAATCCACCCTGAAACCCGGGCAGATGGTGTGGATCTATCTGAGCAACAGCCTGCTGGTGGCATTGACCCTGGGTCTGTTCACGCCCTGGGCCAAGGTGCGCATGGCGCGCTATCGGGCCGCCTGCACCACCATGCTGATTGCCGGCGACCTGGACCACTTCGTGGCGGCCGAGCAGAACCGGACCAGCGCCCTGGGTCAGGAGCTTGGAGACGCCTTCGATGTCGAATTCGCCGCCATCTGA